Below is a genomic region from Rosa chinensis cultivar Old Blush chromosome 5, RchiOBHm-V2, whole genome shotgun sequence.
ACAGAGTCTACAAGTTGTCTTTCTTTAATAAGGTAATAATAATGTAAAACTCTGATTATTACTGGTACAAATTAAATATACTTGTTTGACAAGCTTACACTGCAGTTTGGTACTATACAAGTTATTTTTGCTGTGTCATTTAGATTTCAAAATGAATTCGCTTATAATAGTTGTTTTCTATAATGGCCATTTGACATCAGAAAAAGCTTAACTTAGCTTCCTATTTGTGGCGTTTCTGTATTTGCAGGTTATTAAAGAAAGACAAGGATGCATTCATTAAAATTTCTGCAGCGGGAATTAAATGCCGTTGAGAAGGACAAGGATGCATTCATTGAGGACTTTTATAAGGTGAGTTTCTTCCTCGTTTTCTCTGGGCATTTGATATGTTATTAAAGTTCTATGCATTCATGAAATCCTGATTCTTTGCAATCAAAATATGTTAAGGAGGACTACAATGACATGGTGGATGGAAGGCAAAGATGGTTAGGACTAACTCTGGAGAGCAGAAGTGGGGCCTCTTCATTGCCAAGAATAAATGGTTATTATACGTCAAGTTTTGCATATGCAGATGCAAAATTGTACTCGAGTTAGATATGCATTTCAGATAAACATTGTATTCAGTTGATGATGTGTTGTGCTTTAGACGGTCTTATCTTAAACTATGTCGATGTCCTATTAATGTTTGAACTTTTGCCATCTATAATAATGGAATTGGGGTTTGTTTTTGCTCATTTGTATTTGAATCTGTGTCAAATTCAGTATTTGCCTGTTTTAATCGTCTCCTATTCGTCTGATAGGCACCATTAAATTTGAAAAcaatttaaaatttgaaaataaaatgcGACGGAATGAGTTTCGTCCCTTATTCATCTGATTGGCGCCATTTATAGCTAATTTTCCCGCCAACCTAAATGAGAATGAGGGATGAAATTTTGTTGAATAGGGgacaattttaatttcttctccaaatgcaTTAGGAGACGGAATTTATCAGCCGTTGCCTTTAATAATTAGGGACGAGCATTAGGAGACGACTTTAGCCACAAAATGATTttgtctcaaatttttttttgggatgaaTTCTCAGCTTTTAGAGACAAACTGATTTTGTCCCTGAATGAGTTTTCTCTAGTAGTGCGAGGACCGCTTCCGAATGGGATATTTGAGTAAGCTGGAGCGGCCTTTCCATTCTCAAACCTGCTCGGATCAAACTCTTCTGGTGCTGGAAAATGCTCTGCAATTTTATTCGTGCTGCTGGAGGTTAGTTACTCGGTAAGTTTGGAAGTGAAATGGCCTTGTCTACTAGGAAGAAGCGATCACCCGGTTAGTTACTATTAGTTGTTTAACTTATAATTCTTTAAATGCAACTTTACTAAATGCCAatatgattttgatttattaATATACACTAATTTTATGTTCTTAGTGTTTTGGTGGGAAAAATATGGGACACAGACACCGGAGTTGATGACTTTTGCTATTCAAGTCCTTTCCCTTACTTGTAGTGCATCGGGGTGTGAGAGGAATTGGAGCACTTTTGAAATGGTAAGTTTTCTATCACTTCTAAGTTGAATTGTTAATGCTAATAGTTGCTAGCCTATTGAATTGTTGCATTTTGTATGTTGATTGTAGATTCACACCAAAAAGAGGAATAGGCTTGAGCATAAGAGGTTGCATGCTTTGGTCTATGTGAAATACAATGTTGCTCTAAGAGATAGGACTAAGAAAAGAAATGCCACAATGATCGATCCTATTGTTGTGGAAGAAATTGAATCCGATGATGAATGGATAACGGAGATAGAGGATCCGGTTCTTCCTACTGATCATAATTGACTGATCATAATTGGCTTGAGGATAGAATAGAAGATCTAACATTGAATGATGAGGCGGTAAGGAATGTGCCAATCGGTACATACCAAAGTACCCTAATAGATAGAGAGCCTACTCCTCGTGAGGCTTCACCTCCTCTTGAGGCTTCTCCTCCTCGTGAGGCTTCTCCTCCCCGTGAGCCTACTCCTTCTCTTGATGAGCCTATTGTTTTATACAAAAGGAAATCTAGTCAAGCACCAAGTTCAAGTAAGAAATGTCTATGTTCTTGTAATTGTGCAAGTAATGTCTAGCAAATAATTTCTTATCTTCATCTTTAATTGTCCATCTCATTATTGTATAGGTAGAAGAAAGCTTCCAAGGAAATCAATGCGTCTTGAAGACATTGCGGATGATGATATTAGAATTAATCCATATGAAGATACTAATCCTCTCTTTGAGTACCAAGATGATGATAGTGATGGTGATGATAGTGATGGTGGTGATAGTTTGGATTGTGATTTTCTagttgatgaggatgatgatttccAAGCATGAAGTAGATTTCAACATttgttcttgatctttggtgtttgaagtttgaactttAAATCCttgatttcattttatgttGGTAATTTTGTTGAATCATATGCTTCTAGTACTTAATTTATGGTGAGTAAATGACAATTAATAGTGTTCTTTTGGTTACTCTTAATGTGGTATGTATAAGAGTAGAAATTAGTcaaattacatgaatatatgtGATTTATACgaaaggcttacgccttatgcGCCTTATGCCTAAAGGCTGCAAGGCTCTCACGAAAACGCCTCGGGTACGCCttcagcgttttaaaacattggttaGAACTATATCTTTTTTTTCCACTCCCTTTTAGGGTCGAAgaatctccatctccaccttcTTGATCATAAAAACCAGCGAATGTCTACAGCGTCCCTAAAGAATTATTTGGGTCCTTTTATAGTCCCTACAAGAAAAGCACTATCAGTAACAGTACAACAAAGACATTACCACCCTCTTTCCATAACAACAGCAAAAGCAAGTTAGAAGCCCTCCCCATAAATAACCAGCATCTGTAAACAAGGATACACAAAGTTTTGGCAAACACAAGCATCTAAAATGGCTTCCGCTTATCATCATAAGCCTCATGCTGTTTGTATTCCAGTTCCATCTCAAAGCCACATAAAGGCTATGCTTAAATTAACCAAAATCCTCCACCACAGAGGCTTTCACATTACCTTTGTCAACACAGAATTCAACCACAAGCGATTTCTTAAGTCTCGAGGACCCAACTCCCTCGATGGCTTACCTGATTTTTACTTTGAAGCCATCCCTGATGGCATTCCGGAATCAGATGAAGATGCCGCCCAAATTGGCACTTTGATTGACTCTGTCAGAAATCATCTCTTGGCTCCATTTCGTGACCTCCTAATAAAACTAAACACTACTAGTCCTCCAGTGACTTGCATTGTTTCAGATGGTTTCGTGTCCACTTTTACTATGACAGCTGCAGAAGAACTTGGAATCCCAATTGCATTGTTCTACACTATTTCTGCTTGCAGCTTCATGGGATTCAGGAAATTCCGTACTTTGCTTGAGAAAGGGCTTGCACCACTTAAAGGTACTAAaatgatgattaaaggattAGTTTCAATTTTATGGTTATTAACTTATTAATTAGCATCTTGTCTTTTGGGCTTTGTAGATGAGACCTGTGTGACAAATGGTTTTCTAGACAATGTTATAGAATGGATTCCAGAAAAGAAAGATATCCGTTTAAGGGATCTACCAAGCTTTTGTCGAACTACAGATCCAGATGACATCCTCTTCAACGCCACCATGGAAGCAGTCGAAAACGCAAATAAAGCTTCAGCTGTTGTTCTTCTCACATTTGATGCTTtggagaaagatgttttggaAGCTCTCTCCTCATCTATTTCTCCACCTGTTTATACAATTGGTCCTCTCCAACTGCTTCTAAATCAAATACCAGAAGATCCTTTGAAGCCTATGGGATACAGTCTTTGGAAGGAGGAAACCGAGTGTCTCCAATGGCTAAACTGCAAAGCACCGAACTCAATTGTTTATGTCAATTTTGGCAGTGTTGCGGTTTTGACTCCGGAACAACTTCTTGAGTTTGGTTGGGGACTTGCAAATACCAAGCTCCCCTTCTTCTGGGTTATTAGGCCTGATTTGGTTGCTGGAAAATCGGCAATCCTGCCGCCAGAGTTTGAAGCTGAAACCAAAGACAGAGGTCTAATAGCAAGTTGGTGCCCTCAAGAAGAAATCCTAAACCATCCATCAGTTGGAGGGTTTTTAACACACTGCGGTTGGAATTCAACCATTGAGAGTGTTACAGCTGGAGTGCCGATGCTGTGTTGGCCATTCTTTGCAGACCAGCAAACAAACAGTTACTACAGTTGCAACGAATGGGGAATTGGCATGGAGATCAACACTGATGTCAAGAGAGACGATGTAGAGAAGATTGTCAAAGAATTAATGGAGGAAGACAAGGGTAAGAAGTTGAAAAACAGGGCATTGCAGTGGAAGAAACTAGCTGAAGAAGCCACTGCTCCGCACGGTTCTTCATCAAAAAACTTGGACAATTGGGTAAATCAAGTCCTATTAAGAAAGCGCACAtagttttaatctttatttcttCTGTTTAATTAACTATGTACTTGGCCTGTTCCAGTATATTAAAAATAGCATGTTTACATTAACTTTAATTATCATTGGTTTTGTAATATCTATGGTTCAGTGTTTACTGCTTACATCCAAAGAACCTTATGTGGTTCAAATACAAATGATATGCATCAACGGATTCCGCCAACCTTTAAGGTTTGGTTATGCATCATGGTCACATATTAATGATTATAATCAATCATACCAGGTAGAATATTAATTCAATGATTGGTCAAAAAATTGAAGAATGCCTTCGTTTATTACTACCTAATTTTGAAATAATTAGCCTCTAGAAAGGGACAGTGTTTCCCAAATTCCTAaaccaaataaaattataagtACACCAAAATAAGCTTCTCACAGACTCACTAGTGACACTACTACTCCGTGAACTCACACCCAAAACAATTTCTTCACAGAAGATTCCAGATCAAGATTTTATTATCCATCTGAAAAATGTATTCACAAAGCTTATTCCCAAGTATTCAATCTCACAGAGTAGTGAGTACCAAGCCAGAGGAATGCAATGATTGAAGTATAAGCTCAGTACCAAAAGTGCACATGTAATTATTTGGAGGACATATTAAAAGGAAGATTCAGCAGTTATGGAGGCTTGCTTTATTGGATCATACTGACAAAAGCATTTCTCGACTTTATAAGGTACAGTAGTGTTGATCATCCAACAGGACCAACACTAATGATTTCATGAATATAAACATTCCAAACAATGCTCCAATAGTATAAATTACAGGAGGGGCAATCAAAACCAATGGACCCACTTGATGGGGAGAACAAATTCTTACTACATAAAAGTGAAGTATCATTCAGGTCAGCTCAAAGCTAAAGTCACAACTCACAACAGGAACCAAAAATATCTAGAGTTCAAAACACTAGTAACAAGGCAACACCTGACAGATATCTAAGAACTAAAGCAACCAGTAATTCCACAAAAACGAAAAACAATTATCAAACACTAAGCAGCAGGTCCATGCATACCATCCCACAAAGATCTAAAGTTAATCCATCACAATCTAAACTACTTATGTGCTTCAGTCTTTTCTAGCCACAATCTTGAACTTCCCAGATTCTTGTTGCTGCAAATAGAAACAAAACTCTTAGCAAAACCCCATCAACACTTAAGACTAAACTACGCTAAAGTATTCTGCAAAAGCAGGAGAACTAGTgattataaacaaaaatataCCTTTTCCCACAAATCAGTGTGGGTTCTGCAAAACCCAGCTACAATATCACCCTTCCTTCCTTCCCTGTACTCTATGCAAAGATCCTCATTCAACCCACAAGTCACATGGAACGCCAAAGGGCATTTGATCTCCGAGCACTGAATAGCACACCCACTTGCACTCTTGCAGACATAACACCTCTCTTTCCACCTCCTCTTGGGAACCTTTGAGCAATCAATCCCCTCTCGGCCTTCTGGGTCCTTAAAGAACACCTCAGGAACATAAAGCGCGCACACAATATGTGCCCACCGGCCATCTCCAGTTGGCTTCATTGCTCCACCTTTGCCAGGACACAAACAGCAAGAGAAGGACTCATTGGACTGTGAAGCCTCAGAAGAACCGGAGCATTGCGAGCAGAACCAATCCCCCTCTGGAATACCCTTTATAAGGGGATTACCATAGCAGGTGGCATGAACCATCAGATCACACCCATCACAGAACACAATCGGATCCGACGGATCTCCATCTGTGCTCTTACAAACATCACAAACAATCCCATCCTCATCCTCACACTCTTCCTCGCCGCCAGAATCTTCCGGGCTCTTCTCTGAGGCATTTTCGCAAACACCTTCCGTGCATTCTTCAAGTTTCCCCACTGCAGCCTCGGACTCTTCCCCGAGATCCGGCTTgtactcaagattcaaatccaaCTCCGAAACCGGCTTCTCGGGGACTAAATCCGGCGGAAGCGCCCACACCCTCTTCTTCGCCGGCAAGGAATAGGTGGAGACGGCGAAGGCGGCGGGAGTTGGGCCAGGGAGAATGGGTTTTTCCCTCGTCTCCTTTCTCTTCTTCGCCGGAAGAATGGGCAAAACGACGTCGGGGCGGTGCTGGCTCTGTTGCTGCTGCATGAGTCTGAATCTTTTGAGGGGAGGTAGGCCATGGAAGTGGGGATCCATGTGTTTGAGATTGGGGAAATATAATTTGAGGGGTTTGTGAGAGTTTGAGATTTGGGGAATTGGGATTTGAAATGAAAGTTAAGAAGGGAACAGGTTTGGGTTGTTTGATGGAGATATGGAGGGAAGTGAAAAGGGAGGAGATTTTCATTTCGTTTTTGAGGTTTTGAAATTGGCGGGAGAGCTGAAACCTCCCAAtttctgaaaattgaaaatttggattttgggttttgagatgagatttactttttttaaaaACCAGCGCCCGGACCAATTTTGTGGTGCCAAAATTTGGGCTTCGCGCCTAGAGCccattttcgaaaattaaagcttttttattttattttttatttgtatatCTTTTACAATTTTTGTAGTCGTTTATTAGTTGCATaactagggatggcaaaaatccccagcggggaggagctccattggatacccgcccctaatgggggaagaattcggggacaaatggggaatggggatggggatccccaatccccgctatctaagattggggatggggcggggatggtattgtgatccccatccccaaacccgccccaataatatatacatatatttaacttatatatattttaatttattttttataatataaatcacaaatatatacatttattacTTTACTTTAGTGGCTAcaactttactttaatggtgttttgacttttgcactcactaaattatgatttctgaatttaatcatgttttaaatttatttgttgtagattttgattttaaaaaaggcaatatgagaaaaaattattttatttattaaattcttattggggatttggggcgggtttggaggcttagtccccaatggggatggggacggggaatccccaatatatttttattagggattggggcggggatgggggttgAGAATGAcctcggggatggggatggtattgtgatccccatccccaacccgccccattgccatccctatgcATAACAAATACTAAAAGCACTAGATTCACCGTTAAATTGAATTTACATTAATTGACTTGCTGACTTTAATCATTTTGTAAAATAGGTGAATAAAAAatttaccaaaaataaaattgatcTGAGTCGCAATATGATAGGTTACTTTAGATAATAAAAACATCTCTAACAGCTTCTTTATTAAATTACTATTATAAGaactaaaaatttaaaatatctATAATTTTTCATCCATACTTGATACTTCCAACAAATTCTCCATTCCATTCTCAATAATTTATTATTCACAATTAAATATGGTAATGGGTTACTAGGGAACTTCAAAAATCACACGGTACTTTAACTATACAAACGGACTCGGATTTGCAATATAGGAGTTTCAAATTATTAAGAtttcagaaaataaatgcaAGTAATTCCCAGTAACAGCAATTTAAAAACCAGATGAAATCTTGTTCAAGTGAAAGCTCGATCTGGAAGTTGAAATGAGCCGAGAATAATAAGGAGACTAAGAAACAATGAGTGGTGTTGTTGAAGtgattcaaaaagaaaaaaagaattgtaTGAGGAATCAAGCAAGGCCGGAGCCTAATTCACACTTTAGAAGAAGCTAACAAGGTGGATAATAACTTTAAACAAACTACAGCAGATGGATTCATCTTAAGTTCAACAAAGAAGGTTCTTAACTCCAAATCCTTCAAGAACTGAAAACTGAACTTTTCAATAGAAATATGAACCTGCATCATAAATTAAGTTAACTTGGCAAATCTTTGAACCCTTTTGACACACACAAAATTCCTCGCATAGCTCTTCCTCCGTTTTATATGGATGACCATCCTGCCTATTGAACCGATTCTTGGTTGAAATAATCATGGTATTCAAAACTTCACCGTATTTTAACAAGTACTTTGCAACTTCCATCTCATGCTGCCCTCCTTTGAATCCCTTCACGCAGATAGTCTTAAGGCTTGATGACAAACAAATAGGCACAAACTCAGGTGGATTCCATTTACACTCTGGGATCTCCCATTCATCAAAACTGGTGTTCTGACAATTATATTTACAAGACTAAATGAAATGAGAAAGATTAATGAAAGCATGTTGGTATCAAGGAGAATAAGTAGAAATGCATCATACTCTATGTTCCAAGCCAAGATATTCCATCTTAGGTGATCTCTTCAGCAACTCTGTTAGCAATTCCCAGTTGTAGCAGTCCCGAAGAGCCAGCTCCAGTTTGCCCAAGTTTTCCAAAGCAGGTACACACCAAGCCTTCATGAAAGATAAAATGTTCATCGAACAGAAAATCAGGCAAGGTAATAGCTGAAATATATACGTTAAACAACCAGTTTCAGGTAACAAATTAATCAGGCAATACTTACCTCCAAACATTTAGGACGAGCATCAAGAGACAGAAATTTAACATTGTGAACTTTTGTAAGTAAAGCAGCTGCGCGGTTAGTGAATCTCGGAGCTTCAtcttcaaatacatcatctttATCTCGAAAGCAAACATCATCAGCAATCAGACATCTGTCATTATATACAATCTTAGTTCTTTCTGGACATTTTGCACTCTCCAaaatgtaatttgttaaaaCACCATCTGTGACTTCAAGGTTCTCCAGCTTCGGGGCATTGATAAAAATGTTGTTGGGACGCTTATAGTTGTTACTGGGATAGTCCAACAATATTCTCAGTGTCTTCAATTCAGGTGCAGAGATTTTGATATTCAAAACATTGTAAAAACTAAGGTGTGCATCAATAGTCAACTCTTCGAGCACAGGGAAGTGAGAAAAAAGTTTCTGCATTGAGTCATCATCAAAATCTGATACATAGAGGACCTTGAGGCATGGGAAACACCCTCCTGTAGCAGCAGGGTAGGTAATGCAGTTTGAATGCAATGACAAAACCTCAAGTGTTTTGCATTTGAAAAGGCTTAGAGGCATTTTAAATTCATCATTCTTGCGATACTGAAACCAAAGAGAAAGATCAAGTTCAACAATATTATGCCTAATGGCAGCACGAATCCACCTCTGAACGCGAGAGAAATCCCCAGTACTGAAGTTCTCACAATGGTGGATGTGAAGACAGATTTTTCGAATGTCTGATGAGCCACGGGAGGAAAGTACACGACCAACAAATTTCATAAAACGATCAGTCCTCTTGGTAGGGAAGTCTTCGTCATTGAAGTCCAAATTGGGAAGAGACCTCCATAAATTGTTCCATCTCCTAGACAGAAGGGTGGTCCACACAGCATATATTGTAGGAAGGAATGACAGTATGTGGCAAACAAGTGCATCTGGCAATGCACTAATTCTATCAACTCCTTGTTGTTGACGCTTTGACTCCGAATCCATTTATACCCTAATGGTTTTTCAAACACATGATCAAACTTGCATAATGGTCTTAACTTCAACAGCTTATTCTACCTAGAatttcatataaaaaaaatttaagtattCTGTTTTAGATATATTGAAACTGAAGCAGAGTAACTTAcatgaaaaacttcatgtctTAGTACATTACAATTCCCTAAAATaaaatagtgaaaaaaaaagggggggggatCAGACACTGTCTAACAACTGCGCCATACCTGTTTCAGACTTGAAAGGTGATCAACACTGGTGCAGAATCACGAGGACTAGCCAAAAGTGCAAGAAGACTCGATTCTGGTTCAACTATACATACAAGGAAACAACAATCAAATTAAATGGTTGTAAATGTGGTGATGCTAATCAAACCATAACAACATATTCCCTTCAAAATTTAGCAACCTCAAAACGAAAGGAGTGGGATTTTCCCTTCTGTAACTCATCCCAGATTTCAGCGAAATGACTTGTAATCACCATTTCAATCCCATATATTTTTACATATTAGGTtacaagaaaaacaagagaacAAAGCCAGATAACAGTAACCCATAAATTGAAAGTAGTCTTTCTTTTACCCACCGAACGTTTTCAGAAATCGTTGTGACCGGTCGTACGGCCGCCGGTATCGCGCGGTGACGTCACGGTTGTGACCGGTGAGACGGCGGTGGGTTTCaacccagaaaacaaaaacgaaGAGAGAAACTCAAAACTCTACAGTAGCTGCTACACAATTCTTGACGCGGTTTAAGAGAACGAGCAGACTTTGCTACAAAAACGACATCGTTTGCTCTAATGGTACATGGGTCAAATCCGAAGAATCGAGTCGGGTTATGACCCGGGAACAGTGGGAGGCAGTACAGTATGTGGGTTACTCGACTCTTTCTATGTATTCGTTGTGTTGTTTCGATGTCCGTAGTTTATTTCGATAGTTACTGAGACACCCAATATAAATGGCAAATCCAAGTGCTCATAGCTAAAGTGCTATGCAATGCCAACAAGGGGCACAACTATCAGCTCATATGATAACAGAAGAATTCTTTACACTGATCGTCTAAAGTTTCTACATTCACATTTCATTCTTCCTTTTTCGGCATGCTCCGCCTCCATATTCCTGCCAAGGCACTACCGATGATTGATTGGCAAACGCTGGAAACAGCGCATGGCACTGCAGTAAGAGGATTTCCAAAGTGCTGAGTAGCTAGGACAATTCCAAGCACCGAATTCTGAAACATAACAGTCGACAAGAACACTGGGTCAATACAAAAACACACAATAGCATGGTTTGACTTCCTCACCGAACCAATACCCTTTGAGACATATAATGACATACATTCTGGCAAGAATGTTTACATGGACAGTGTTTGCGACCAAGCAAAACAAGAAGACATGTGGGTTACCGAATGAGTACAGATGTTCAATGTCTATTATCTCTACGGTAATTAAGAGTGGAAAGCTAGAATGATTTACTGGTCAAAATTATTAGCAACTCTCTTTTAGAAATCCAGCTCTACGTGAGAAAGCGAAATGTTGCTAACCTGCATGCCAACCTCAATTGAGATAGTCCTTGATGATGCCACATCAAGCCCAAGTAACCTTGAAAGCACGTAACCAAAGAAAAATCCAGATGCATGCAGAAGGGAGGAAGCTAGCACAACTTGTAGACCAGACTTGAGGATTGCGGAGGAACTTTGGGCAATTGCGTTCCCACAAAGAACACCTACTGTTGTCACAGCAATGGGTGGCATCAAGGGGGAGACAAATTTAACCAGACCTTGGAAGTACTGATTCAGAAATGCACCGGCCATCACAGGAAGAAGCACAACCTGTATTCAAAGCATATTGTAGCCTCATAAAATTTATcagagcaacaacaacaactaagAAATGGCAGTAAGTTAAGAATGACACCTGCAGTGTTGAGAATAACATTCCAGGTGCATCTACTGCAACATATTGACCAGCAAGTTTGGCCGTGAGAAAAGGGGTCATGATCTACAACATGAATGGGTAAAAAGAAGATGAGGACTTCAGAAAAGGTTACTAGAAAGGGGGCTTCGAAACTATCTATCTAAATATTTTCTAGAAGATGTGTTAATCTTCTAGAAAGTCATGTCAGTTTACCAACCACGGCTGATAGAGTGCTCGCTGCTGTCATTAACACTGAAAGTGCCACATTTCCACTGGAAAAAACATAAAGGGCATCAGATGCTTTGGCCATGTAGAGTGAAATGAAAAAGGTAAAAGGCAAAGTTCACTTTTGTCCGCCTAGTTTTTCTAAATATATTTGATCCCTTTGGTCTCAGTTTCAATAACGATAGCGCTGAAAGTTTCAATTTGTGTCAACTTGGACATCAATCCTCTGCCGTTTAATATGTATCAACCCTGCCCTCTATCTATTGCTATTGACTATATTATACAGAAAAGTAAGAAGGAAAAAGTGGTAAGATTTCAATGTGATCTCAAGTTCATGCATGTAAGCCAATCCTAATTCACCACAAGAATTTCAGATGGTTACCGAGAATCATAGTGTTTCAATCCTATAATATATAGGAAGATAACTATACTTATCAAATTCGCCTAAACTTTATTGCTGGCAACATAGAGGAGTGCGATGATTACCACATGCTGCTTACACagtcagaattttttttttttttttttttttgaaatagacgATTTGGACCTAAGAAAATACAAAGGCATGCGAAATTGAGATCATGTTGGAGATAGCCAGATGCCTTTCTTGTCCAATCAAATTAACAAAGCTGAGGAAGGTGGGATAGATGGACACAAATTGACAATGACTGTGTCAAAACTACTGACAGAAAACTGAAACTTTCAGCAACAGAAAATAAAACTAGACCTTTTGACACAAACAACTAAATAAGAAGAGTATATATACCGTGCAATATAAGTGACAATGTTACTTGCTGTTCCTGCAAGAagtcaacaaacaaaaaatttattTCCAGATAGAAAGAGGATGAAGTAAAGAAGGATATAAATACACAAATAGTATAAAAAGACTATCAGACATACCACCCGGGCAGCACCCAAGCAATATCAAACCAGCTGCATAATGCGATGGCAGATT
It encodes:
- the LOC112202573 gene encoding 7-deoxyloganetin glucosyltransferase, producing MASAYHHKPHAVCIPVPSQSHIKAMLKLTKILHHRGFHITFVNTEFNHKRFLKSRGPNSLDGLPDFYFEAIPDGIPESDEDAAQIGTLIDSVRNHLLAPFRDLLIKLNTTSPPVTCIVSDGFVSTFTMTAAEELGIPIALFYTISACSFMGFRKFRTLLEKGLAPLKDETCVTNGFLDNVIEWIPEKKDIRLRDLPSFCRTTDPDDILFNATMEAVENANKASAVVLLTFDALEKDVLEALSSSISPPVYTIGPLQLLLNQIPEDPLKPMGYSLWKEETECLQWLNCKAPNSIVYVNFGSVAVLTPEQLLEFGWGLANTKLPFFWVIRPDLVAGKSAILPPEFEAETKDRGLIASWCPQEEILNHPSVGGFLTHCGWNSTIESVTAGVPMLCWPFFADQQTNSYYSCNEWGIGMEINTDVKRDDVEKIVKELMEEDKGKKLKNRALQWKKLAEEATAPHGSSSKNLDNWVNQVLLRKRT
- the LOC112165716 gene encoding probable sodium/metabolite cotransporter BASS1, chloroplastic isoform X2 gives rise to the protein MQLTVLPYFHGNRAFRFQVNPNPISNQSPLRATKPSPSSSIQLTPRSHSHPQSPSLQNPKWPLPSTPFSSIAATTKKPQSSVAPVRSGISSNSFSANGKRSFRDWVEAVSEAVSNAFPIWVALGCLLGLISPGSFNWVTPKLNFFGLTLTMLGMGMTLTFNDLRDALAMPKELFSGFFLQYSVMPLLGYFVSKLLNLPSHYAAGLILLGCCPGGTASNIVTYIARGNVALSVLMTAASTLSAVIMTPFLTAKLAGQYVAVDAPGMLFSTLQVVLLPVMAGAFLNQYFQGLVKFVSPLMPPIAVTTVGVLCGNAIAQSSSAILKSGLQVVLASSLLHASGFFFGYVLSRLLGLDVASSRTISIEVGMQNSVLGIVLATQHFGNPLTAVPCAVSSVCQSIIGSALAGIWRRSMPKKEE
- the LOC112166536 gene encoding protein Jade-1, translated to MDPHFHGLPPLKRFRLMQQQQSQHRPDVVLPILPAKKRKETREKPILPGPTPAAFAVSTYSLPAKKRVWALPPDLVPEKPVSELDLNLEYKPDLGEESEAAVGKLEECTEGVCENASEKSPEDSGGEEECEDEDGIVCDVCKSTDGDPSDPIVFCDGCDLMVHATCYGNPLIKGIPEGDWFCSQCSGSSEASQSNESFSCCLCPGKGGAMKPTGDGRWAHIVCALYVPEVFFKDPEGREGIDCSKVPKRRWKERCYVCKSASGCAIQCSEIKCPLAFHVTCGLNEDLCIEYREGRKGDIVAGFCRTHTDLWEKQQESGKFKIVARKD
- the LOC112165716 gene encoding putative F-box/FBD/LRR-repeat protein At4g26350 isoform X1, with product MDSESKRQQQGVDRISALPDALVCHILSFLPTIYAVWTTLLSRRWNNLWRSLPNLDFNDEDFPTKRTDRFMKFVGRVLSSRGSSDIRKICLHIHHCENFSTGDFSRVQRWIRAAIRHNIVELDLSLWFQYRKNDEFKMPLSLFKCKTLEVLSLHSNCITYPAATGGCFPCLKVLYVSDFDDDSMQKLFSHFPVLEELTIDAHLSFYNVLNIKISAPELKTLRILLDYPSNNYKRPNNIFINAPKLENLEVTDGVLTNYILESAKCPERTKIVYNDRCLIADDVCFRDKDDVFEDEAPRFTNRAAALLTKVHNVKFLSLDARPKCLEAWCVPALENLGKLELALRDCYNWELLTELLKRSPKMEYLGLEHRNTSFDEWEIPECKWNPPEFVPICLSSSLKTICVKGFKGGQHEMEVAKYLLKYGEVLNTMIISTKNRFNRQDGHPYKTEEELCEEFCVCQKGSKICQVNLIYDAGSYFY
- the LOC112203456 gene encoding uncharacterized protein LOC112203456 produces the protein MALSTRKKRSPVFWWEKYGTQTPELMTFAIQVLSLTCSASGCERNWSTFEMIHTKKRNRLEHKRLHALVYVKYNVALRDRTKKRNATMIDPIVVEEIESDDEWITEIEDPVLPTDHN